Sequence from the Sanguibacter keddieii DSM 10542 genome:
GCCGACCTCGGGCCCGGGCGTGAGCGACAGGGCGTCCATGATCTGCTGCCCGTCGAGGTCGGGGCGGATGGACGCGAGCTCTTCCTCGCCGCGGAGGACCTCGATGCGGGACTCGAGGTCGTCGTAGGCGTCGGAGAGCCGCTGCGCCTTGCGCTTGTTGCGCGTGGTGCAGTCCGCCCGGGTGAGCCGGTGCAGGCGCTCGAGGAGCGGCCCGGCGTCGGTGACGTAGCGGCGCACGGCGGAGTCGGTCCACGCGCCGTCGCCGTAGCCGTGGAACCGCAGGTGCAGCTCGACGAGCCGCGAGACCTGCGAGACGGTCTCCTTGTCGAAGCGCAGGGCTCGCAGGCGCTTCGCGGTGAGCTTGGCCCCGACGATCTCGTGGTGGTGGAAGCTCACCGTGCCGTTGCTCTCGAACCTGCGGGTCGCGGGCTTGCCGATGTCGTGGAGCAGCGCGGCGAGGCGCAGCACGAAGTCCGGCCCGGGGACGGCGCCGTCGGCGTCGGTCTCCAGGTCGATCGCCTGGTCGAGGACGGTGAGGGAGTGCTCGTAGACGTCCTTGTGCCGGTTGTGCTCGTCGACGGCCTGCTTCATGCCGACGAGCTCGGGCAGGACGTGGTCGGCCAGCCCTGTCTCGACGAGGACGTGCAGACCCTTGCGGGGGTGCTGGGAGACGAGCAGCTTGGACAGCTCGTCGCGGACCCGCTCGGCGGAGACGATGCTGATGCGGTCGGCCATGTCCCGCACGGCGCGGTCGGCCTCCGGGTCGACGTCGAACCCGAGCTGCGCGGCGAAGCGGGCGGCCCGCATCATGCGCAGGGGGTCGTCGTCGAAGGACCGTGCCGCCTCGATCGGGGTGCGGAGCACCTCGCGGGCGAGGTCCGTGAGGCCGTCGTGCGGGTCGACGAAGGTGAGGTCGGGCAGGCGCACGGCCATGGCGTTGACGGTGAAGTCCCGACGGGACAGGTCGCCGTCGAGCGTGTCGCCGAACACGACGAGCGGCTTGCGCGACGCCGGGTCGTACTCGTCGGTCCGGTAGGTGGTGACCTCGACGACCACCTCGGGGGCCCCGCCGCGCGCGAACCTCTTCGCGCCGATGGTCCCGAACTCCTTGCCGATGTCCCAGTGCGCGTCGCCCCAGGCGGCGAGCAGGCGGAGAGTCTCGTCCGGGCGGGCCGACGTCGCGAAGTCCAGGTCGGCGCTCGAGCGGCCGAGGAACGCGTCACGGACGGGTCCGCCGACGAGTGCGAGCTCGTGGCCGGCGGCGGCGAACACCTCGCCGAGGTCGACCGCCTCGGGGGCCATGTGGGACAGAACGGTCGCGAGCCGTCGCCGGAGCAGCGCGACATTCGCGGGCACGTCGATCTCCCGACCGCTCTCTAGGGCCGGATTCTCAGGGCTGGTGGACCCGCTGGTGGACCTCGTGGACTTCGACACAACATCAAAGCCTGCCAGACAAAGATAAAGTGGCCGACATGTCCAGCGCAGCGCACTCCGAGGGCCGCTCTCCGGTCCCCGCGCCGCCAGGAGGCCATCCTCTGCGGATCGACCCGCAGGCAGCCCGGCGCGCGAGCAGCTCTGTCGCGCCCTCGTCGCACCAGTCCTCCGACCTACCGGTCGTCGAGGAGACGTCTGCGGGCGGCCTGGTGGTGGCCGTCCTGGACGGTGCGTTCCATGCCGCGGTGATCGCCCGGCGCAACCGTGCGGGCCGTCTCGAGTGGTGCCTGCCCAAGGGGCACCTCGAGGGCGTGGAGACGGCCGAGGAGGCCGCGATCCGCGAGATCACCGAGGAGACCGGGATCGTCGGGACCATCCAGCGGCGCCTCGGGGTCATCGACTACTGGTTCACCGGGGACGACCGCCGGGTCCACAAGGTGGTCCACCACTTCTTGCTCGAGGCGGTCGGCGGGTACCTCACGGTCGAGGGAGACCCCGACTCCGAGGCGGAGGACGTCGCCTGGGTGGCGTTCACCGCGCTCTCGGCCACGCTGAGCTACCCGAACGAGCGGCGGCTCGCCGCGGCGGCGTTCGAGATCCTGCGGGACGCCCAGGGCGGCCCGCAGGCGCACACCCCACCGCCATGGCCGCGCTAGGCGGCTGGGTCCGGGGCGCGCAGGCTCGCCCGTCCGGGGTCCTCGGCCTCCTGACGGCGCTGGTCCTCGCCTGCGTCCTGCTCGGGAGCGCGGCGCCGGCGACGGCGACGGTCCTGCCCGCCACGACCACCCCCTCACCCTCGCCGTCCACACCGCCGACGGACAGCGCGCCCGTGCCGGCGACCGAGCCGACCGCGGCTCCCGCGGTCCGGCTCATGACGATGAGCCCCGAGGTCGTCCGACCGGGCGACACCATGACGGTGCGCGCGGAGGTCACCAACACCACCGGCGAGACGCTGACCTCCCCCGTCGCGACGCTGACGGTGTCCAAGTACCGCTTCAGCACCCGCGACAGGCTCGCGGCCTGGGCCGACCAGGGGCTCACCGCACCCTTCGGGACCGTGCTCGAGTCCGTCGACGTCCCGGCAGACCTCGCGCCGGGCGACTCGGCGGTCGTGGACTTCTCCGTCGAGGCCGACTCGATGGGGCTGCTCACCAGCCTCGACTTCTGGGGGCCGCGCGGCATCGCCGTGACGCTCGCCGGGAACGGCACGTCCCCGGCGACCGTCGACCCCGTCGGCACGCTGCGCACCTTCGTCCTGTGGTTCCCCGTCGAGGACTCCGAGGTCACCCCGGTCGGCACGAGCGTCCTCGTGCCCGTCGTCGGCCCTGCCGTCGACCCCCTCGACCCCGCTTCCGCGGAGGCGTCGCTCGAGGCTGCCACCTCGTCGGACGGGCGCCTCACCCAGGTGCTGGCCAGCACCGAGGGCGTCGACGACGTCGCCTGGGCGGTCGACCCGGCGCTCGTCCCGGAGACCGACGGCACCCCGAGCGCCGACGACACCGAAGGCGCTGACGACGCCGGGGCCACAGCCGACGCAGACAGCACCGACAGCCCTGACGACGCAGAGGCAGGGGTCGACGACGCCGCCGGGGAGCTCTCGGCGCGCATCGTCGACGGGGCGGCCGGACGCGAGGTGTTCGCGCTGCCGCACCGCGACCAGGACGTCACGGCCTACGCGGCTGCCGGGCTGCCGGCACCGACGCAGCCCGCTCTCGTCGGTGCCACCTCCACGTGGCGCACCGACCTGGCCTGGCCCGAAGAGGCCGCACCTGACGCCGCCACCCTCGCCACGGTCGCCGCCGCCGGGGCGAGCACCGTCGTCACCGCGCCCGGCTCGCTCAGCCCGTCGACCGCGCTGAGCTACACGCCGACGGGCCGCACGACCGTCCCGACCGCGTCGGGCGACGTGGCCGCCCTGGTGCCCGACACCGTGCTGAGCGCGCAGCTCACCGCCCCCACGGACGCCTCGCCGGCGGCTGCGCGCCAGCGGCTCCTCGCCGAGACCGCCGTCGTCTCTCGCGAGCGCCCGGCCGAGGCGCGACAGCTCGTCATCACCGTGCCGCGCGACTGGGCCCCCGAGCCCGCGGTCGCCCGTGCCCAGCTCGAGGCCCTCGGCTCGGCTCCGTGGACCAGGCTGCGACCGGTCTCGACGATCCTCGGCGCCGAGGCGGCCGAGGTCGACCGCACCGGACCGGCCGAGGCCCCCGCGGCCGAGGGCACCATCAGCGCTGCCCAGCTGTCCGAGCTCGACGGCGCCCTCGAGGACATCCGCAGCTTCGCGCAGGTGGTCCCGGACCAGACCGCGCTGACCGCACCGGTCGAGGACGCCGTCCGCGCCGCGACGTCCGTCGCCTGGCGCGTCGACCCCGCAGGACGGAGCACCGCCGTGGCGGACGTCGTCACGCACGTCGACGCCACCCGCGCATCGGTGTCGGTCGTCACCGCCCGGAACTTCAACATCATCAGCACCGGGAGCCAGATCCCCGTCCAGGTGGTCAACGACCTCGACCAGCCCGTCACGCTCAAGATCGCCCTCGACCCGGACGACCCCCGGCTCGTCGCCGAGAAGTCCGTCACCGTGACGATCGGTCCGGGCGAAGAGGTGCGCGAGCAGATCCCGGTCCGCGCCGTCGGCAGCGGCGACGTCACGGTCACCGCCCAGATCATGGCCCTCGACGGCACGGTGCTCGGGAGCGCCGAGTCCTTCGAGGTGAGGGTGCGCGCCGACTGGGAGAACATGGGCACCGCCGTCGTGGCCGGCCTGCTCGTGGTGCTGCTCGGGGCCGGCATCTGGCGTACCGTCCATCGTGGACGCTCGGACCGCCGGGTGTCCGCCGACGCCGTCGGGCTCGTGGAGCCCGCGGACGACGCACAGCACGCCGAAGGACACGACCGATGACCCAGCCCGCCACCAAGGCCTCGTCGGTCGGCCACAGCTCGATCGTCATGGCGTCGGGCACCGCGGTCTCCCGCGGCCTCGGCCTCGTGCGCAACATCCTGCTGGTGGCCGTGGTCGGCGGAGCGACCGGGCCGATCGCGGACGCCTTCGACATCGCGAACAAGATCCCCAACATCCTCTTCGCGGTCATCGCGGGCGGCATGCTCAACGCGGTCATCGTGCCTCAGGTGGTGCGGGCCTACAGGTCCCCGGACGGCCAGGAGTACCTCGACAAGCTGCTCACCCTCGCCGGGTCCGTGCTGCTCGTCATCACCCTCGTGTGCACGATGGGCGCGAGCGTGGCGGTCGCGCTCTACACCGACTCGAGCTGGACGTCCGCGCAGGTCGCGCTGGCGGTGTCCTTCGCCTTCTGGTGCATCCCGCAGCTCTTCTTCTACGGCCTCTACACGCTGCTCGGCCAGGTGCTCAACGCACGCGGCCAGTTCGGCCCGTTCATGTGGGCCCCGGTCGTCAACAACATCATCTCGATCGTCGGCCTCTCGGTGTTCCTGCTGGTCTTCGGCTCGGTGCTGCTGGAGGACCCGGCCACCGGCGCGCGCCTGTCCACCGACGTGGTCGTCGACTCGTGGTCGACCACGCAGGTCACGGTCCTCGGCGCCGTCACGACCCTCGGGGTCGTCGGCCAGGCGCTCATCCTCGTCGTCCCGCTCTGGCGCTCCGGCTTCCGCTGGCGTCCGCGGTTCGGGTTCCGCGGTGCCGGCCTCGGCTCGGTCGGCCGCGTGGGCATGTGGACCTTCGCTGCCGTGCTGCTCGACCAGGTCGCGGTGCTGGTGACCTCGAACATCACCTCGGGAGCGCCGCTGGCGGCCGCCGCGGACGGCGTCGCCGAGGCCTCGGTCGCCGGTAACGGCGCCTACACCCAGGCGCTGATGATCTACCTCCTGCCGCACTCGCTCATCACCGTGTCGATCGCCACGGCGCTGTTCACCGGGATGAGCGCCGCAGCCGCCGGCGGCGACGTCGCCAAGGTCCGCGAGATCGTGTCGCGCGGCATGCGCGTCATCGGGGTGTTCACGATCTTCGCGACCGCGGTCTTCATCGTGCTGTCGCGACCGGTCGTGAAGATCATCGTCCCGACGCTCAACGCGGACTCGGTCGTCGCCGTGGGCAACGTGCTCGCCGCCATGTCCCTGGGGCTCGCGCCCCTCGGCGCGATGGTCCTCATGAAGTGGGTCTACTTCGCCTTCGAGGACGGCCGCACCGTGTTCCTCATCCAGATCCCGGTAACCGTCGTCCTGGTGGCCGGGGCCGGTGCCGTCTGGCTCCTCGCACCGGGCCAGTGGTGGGCCGTCGGCGCGGCGCTGGCGATGTCGGCGTCGAACCTCGTCGCCGTCCTGCTCCGGGTGCGCGGGATGCGCGACCGGCTCGATGGGCTCGACCTCGCGCGCATCGTGCGGCTGCACGTCCAGCTCGTGGTCTCCGCCGTGCTGGCTGCCCTCACCGGCTGGCTCGTCCTGCACGTGTGGGGCTTCGCGCCCGGCGACACGTGGCTGCGCGCGGTCTGGGTGACTCTGCTCGTCCTGACGACCATGACCTCGGTGTACGTGCTCTCGCTGCGCATCATGGGCGTCCAGGAGCTCACCAGCCTCGCCGCACCGTTCCGTCGCTTCCTCCCCCGCCGATTCTCCACATGAGCCACGTACCATGGTGCGCGGGACGCGCCGTACGGGCGCGCTCTGACGACGACTGATCGGGGTTCGTGGGGTGGCTGACCTGGAAGGCGGCGAGCTCGTCGTCGCCCGTTACCGGCTGGACACACCTGCGCCGAGCGACCTCGTCGGCGTCGAGGCGTGGGAGGCGACGGACCAGATCCTCGACCGGCCCGTCCGGCTGAGCATCATCACGTCGCCCGACGCCCCCCTGACCCTCGACGCGGCACGCCGCGCGGCCCTCGTCTCCGACGAGCACGTCACCCGGGTCATCGACGTCCTGCACGACGCGTCGCGCAGCATCGTCGTCACGGAGCCCTACGTCGGCTCGACGCTCGCCGACCTCGTCGAGGCCCGGCCGCTGTCGCCGGACGCCGCCCGTGCCGTCGTCGGTGCTGCGGCGACCGCGCTCGCAGCAGCCAGCCGGCGCGGGGTGCACCACGGTGCGCTGCGCCCGTCGGCGATCAGGGTCCACCGCGGCCGCGTCCGCGTCACGGGCCTGGGGATCGACGGGGACCTCGTCCACGGTGACACCAGGCTCGACGGCGAGGAGGCCTCACGCGCCGACACGGTCGCTCTCGTCGCGCTCCTGCACTACGCGCTCACCGGCGACCTCCCCCGCGTCGCGCACGACGTCGCCGCGCTCGACCCCGGTGTCCCCACGCCGGCCGGGCTGCAGGCGCCCGGCGAGGCGCTCGTCCCGCCGCGCGACGTCGACCAGAGCATCCCGCGCGACCTCGACACCCTCTGCTCCGTCACCCTCGGGGCGCACGACGACGGTCCGACCACCCCGGGCGAGCTCGTCTCCGAGCTCGCCCCGTGGAGCACCGAGCACGTCCCCGTCACCGGGGAGGTCCCGGTGGCCGTCCAGCCGCTCGAGCCCCCCGTCACACGGGAGGTGACCCGCCAGTCGGTGCGGTCGCTCGGCGCCACCGGCAGCACCTCCCGCGGTGCCGCGCTGCCGGGGACGCCCCCACCGGCCGGACCTGTCCGCCGAGGCACGACGACGGGACGCATCCCCCGCGTCGTCGCCCCGGCGACCGCCGCCGCTGCGACGACCTCGCTGACCCTCGGCCCGAGCCAGGTGCCCCCGGCACCGACCTCACCAGCCCCCGCGGCGGCGACCGCACCGGTCGCCACGACCACCGCGACCCGCAGCGAGCCTGCGGTGGCCTCCTCAGCCCCGACCTCACCCCCCGTGGACACCACGCGCCCCGACGACGGCGCGCGCCCACCGACAACGAGAAGCGGCAGACGATTGCGCCTGAACCCGACCCCTTACGTCCTGGTCCTCATGCTCGTCCTCGTCTTCGGCGCAGGTGTGCTGGCCAAGAACACCCTCTTCGCGGGGTTCGACCCCGTGACGCTCGACCCGTCCGCGGCGGCCACGACCGCGCCGCCCGCTGACGACGCGACCGACGCGGCCGACCCCACCGAGGAGCCGGCCGAGGAGGAGCCCGCCCCGGCGGCGCTCCCCGTGATCGCGAGCGGCGAGGTCCTCACCAACCCCGGTGAGCAGGACTACAACGAGAACGCCGGCCTCGCGCTCGACGACGACAGCGCCACCGCCTGGTACTCCCTCGAGTACAAGACCGCGGCCTTCGGCGGGTTCGACCGCCTGCTCGCCTACGCGATCAGGCTCGAGCAGCCGGCGACGGTGTCGACCGTGTACCTGTCGACGCAGAACACCGGTGGCAACGTCGAGATCCGGCTCACCGACTCCTCCGACCCCCGCGGCGGGGAGCTGCTCGCCTCGGGGCCGCTCGACGGCGAGACCCCGTTCACGCTCTCCCGGCCTGTCGAGACCCAGAGCCTCGTGATCCTCTTCACCGAGCTCCCGACGGCGGCCGACGGCAAGTTCCGTGCGCACGTCTACGACATCAGCCTGTCGTGACGTGCCGCCCAGGGCCATCTGACGCGGCCCTGGTTCCGAACCACCAGTGAGCCCCAGCACGGGAACAAGCCCGTGCAACCCGGTGTTCTGGTCCTAGCAGCCACCCCGCTGCGCAGGGCGAGCACCACCCACGACCCGCCGTACCGCACCACCGACCGAAGGGCACGACCAGTGACCGCACAGACCACCCCCACGCACGAGCTCATCATCGTCGGGTCCGGTCCGGCCGGGTACACCGCCGCGGTCTACGCCGCCCGCGCCGGCCTCGCCCCGCTCGTCCTCGCCGGGTCCATCACGGCCGGTGGTGCGCTGATGAACACCACCGAGGTCGAGAACTTCCCCGGGTTCGTCGACGGGATCATGGGCCCCGAGCTCATGGAGAACATGCAGAAGCAGGCCGAGCGCTTCGGTGCCCAGATCGAGTGGGACGACGCCGTGTCCCTCGAGCTCGACGGACCGCTCAAGGTCGTCACGACCGGCAACGGTGACGTCTTCTCGGCCCGCGCCGTGATCCTCGCGACCGGCTCCGCGTACCGCGAGCTGGGCCTCGACGACGAGAAGCGCCTGTCGGGCCGCGGCGTCTCGTGGTGCGCCACCTGCGACGGGTTCTTCTTCCGCGACCAGGAGATCGTGGTCGTCGGAGGCGGCGACTCCGCGGTCGAGGAGGCCACCTTCCTCACCCGCTTCGCGTCCAAGGTGACGATGGTCCACCGTCGCGACGCCCTGCGTGCCTCGAAGATCATGGCCGAGCGCGCCGAGGCCGACCCCAAGATCGAGTTCGCCTGGAACTCCGAGGTCGTCGGGATCCACGGGGCCGACAAGGTCGAGGGCGTCCGCCTGCGCGACACCCTCACGGGCGAGGAGCGCGACGTGGCCGCCGGCGGTCTCTTCGTGGCGATCGGCCACGACCCGCGCACCGAGCTGGTCAAGGAGCAGGTGACGCTCGACGCCGAGGGCTACATCGAGGTCCAGGGGCGCTCGACCCGCACCAACCTCGAGGGTGTCTTCGCCTGCGGCGACGCCGTCGACCACACCTACCGCCAGGCGATCACCGCTGCAGGCTCCGGCTGCGCCGCGGCCCTCGACGCCCAGCACTACCTCGCAGACCTCGTCGGCGCGCAGGACTCGCCCACCGAGCTCGTCGAGGCCGTCGAAGCACTGGAGGCACGATGACCGTCTCGACCCCCGTCCACGCGACCGACGACACCTTCAAGAGCGTCGTCCTCGAGTCCGACGTCCCGGTCCTCGTGGACTTCTGGGCCGAGTGGTGCGGCCCGTGCCGCCTCGTGGCCCCGGTGCTCGACGAGATCGCGGCCGACTACGCCGGCCGGCTGACGATCGCCAAGGTCGACACCGAGGAGAACCCCCAGGTCACGGCCGCCTACGGCGTCGTGTCGATCCCGCTGCTCAACATCTACCACCGCGGCGAGCTCGTCCGGTCGATCGTCGGCGCACGGCCCAAGAGGTCGCTGGTCGAGGAGATCGACGCCGTCCTCGCCGAGATCGGCTGACGGGCGGGACCGCCCAGCACCACCACCACGCAGTACGCAGTACGCAGTACGCACACGACACAGCAGCATCTGACGTCGGGCCTCCTGGACCACCAGGGGGCCCGACGTGCGTCCAGGGCCACCGCTCGTCCCGGCCCGGACCGGGACCTGGGGTCGAACCGCCGGACGGGCACCAGAGCGCGCACGGTCCGTCTGGTGTCCCTTCACGCGATCCCCCGGACCCTCGTGCGAGACTGGCCGGGTGACGCCTCCGACACCGCCGACTCCCGGCACCCGACTCGACCCGTGGTTCGGTGCGTACGCCCAGCGTGCGCACAACATGCGAGCATCCGAGGTGCGAGCCCTGTTCGCCGTCGTGAACCGCCCGGAGGTGGTGTC
This genomic interval carries:
- a CDS encoding CCA tRNA nucleotidyltransferase, producing MAPEAVDLGEVFAAAGHELALVGGPVRDAFLGRSSADLDFATSARPDETLRLLAAWGDAHWDIGKEFGTIGAKRFARGGAPEVVVEVTTYRTDEYDPASRKPLVVFGDTLDGDLSRRDFTVNAMAVRLPDLTFVDPHDGLTDLAREVLRTPIEAARSFDDDPLRMMRAARFAAQLGFDVDPEADRAVRDMADRISIVSAERVRDELSKLLVSQHPRKGLHVLVETGLADHVLPELVGMKQAVDEHNRHKDVYEHSLTVLDQAIDLETDADGAVPGPDFVLRLAALLHDIGKPATRRFESNGTVSFHHHEIVGAKLTAKRLRALRFDKETVSQVSRLVELHLRFHGYGDGAWTDSAVRRYVTDAGPLLERLHRLTRADCTTRNKRKAQRLSDAYDDLESRIEVLRGEEELASIRPDLDGQQIMDALSLTPGPEVGQAYRFLMELRLDRGPLGPDAARDELVRWWPTRDQQA
- a CDS encoding NUDIX hydrolase, which produces MSSAAHSEGRSPVPAPPGGHPLRIDPQAARRASSSVAPSSHQSSDLPVVEETSAGGLVVAVLDGAFHAAVIARRNRAGRLEWCLPKGHLEGVETAEEAAIREITEETGIVGTIQRRLGVIDYWFTGDDRRVHKVVHHFLLEAVGGYLTVEGDPDSEAEDVAWVAFTALSATLSYPNERRLAAAAFEILRDAQGGPQAHTPPPWPR
- a CDS encoding DUF6049 family protein, with the protein product MAALGGWVRGAQARPSGVLGLLTALVLACVLLGSAAPATATVLPATTTPSPSPSTPPTDSAPVPATEPTAAPAVRLMTMSPEVVRPGDTMTVRAEVTNTTGETLTSPVATLTVSKYRFSTRDRLAAWADQGLTAPFGTVLESVDVPADLAPGDSAVVDFSVEADSMGLLTSLDFWGPRGIAVTLAGNGTSPATVDPVGTLRTFVLWFPVEDSEVTPVGTSVLVPVVGPAVDPLDPASAEASLEAATSSDGRLTQVLASTEGVDDVAWAVDPALVPETDGTPSADDTEGADDAGATADADSTDSPDDAEAGVDDAAGELSARIVDGAAGREVFALPHRDQDVTAYAAAGLPAPTQPALVGATSTWRTDLAWPEEAAPDAATLATVAAAGASTVVTAPGSLSPSTALSYTPTGRTTVPTASGDVAALVPDTVLSAQLTAPTDASPAAARQRLLAETAVVSRERPAEARQLVITVPRDWAPEPAVARAQLEALGSAPWTRLRPVSTILGAEAAEVDRTGPAEAPAAEGTISAAQLSELDGALEDIRSFAQVVPDQTALTAPVEDAVRAATSVAWRVDPAGRSTAVADVVTHVDATRASVSVVTARNFNIISTGSQIPVQVVNDLDQPVTLKIALDPDDPRLVAEKSVTVTIGPGEEVREQIPVRAVGSGDVTVTAQIMALDGTVLGSAESFEVRVRADWENMGTAVVAGLLVVLLGAGIWRTVHRGRSDRRVSADAVGLVEPADDAQHAEGHDR
- the murJ gene encoding murein biosynthesis integral membrane protein MurJ, encoding MTQPATKASSVGHSSIVMASGTAVSRGLGLVRNILLVAVVGGATGPIADAFDIANKIPNILFAVIAGGMLNAVIVPQVVRAYRSPDGQEYLDKLLTLAGSVLLVITLVCTMGASVAVALYTDSSWTSAQVALAVSFAFWCIPQLFFYGLYTLLGQVLNARGQFGPFMWAPVVNNIISIVGLSVFLLVFGSVLLEDPATGARLSTDVVVDSWSTTQVTVLGAVTTLGVVGQALILVVPLWRSGFRWRPRFGFRGAGLGSVGRVGMWTFAAVLLDQVAVLVTSNITSGAPLAAAADGVAEASVAGNGAYTQALMIYLLPHSLITVSIATALFTGMSAAAAGGDVAKVREIVSRGMRVIGVFTIFATAVFIVLSRPVVKIIVPTLNADSVVAVGNVLAAMSLGLAPLGAMVLMKWVYFAFEDGRTVFLIQIPVTVVLVAGAGAVWLLAPGQWWAVGAALAMSASNLVAVLLRVRGMRDRLDGLDLARIVRLHVQLVVSAVLAALTGWLVLHVWGFAPGDTWLRAVWVTLLVLTTMTSVYVLSLRIMGVQELTSLAAPFRRFLPRRFST
- the trxB gene encoding thioredoxin-disulfide reductase → MTAQTTPTHELIIVGSGPAGYTAAVYAARAGLAPLVLAGSITAGGALMNTTEVENFPGFVDGIMGPELMENMQKQAERFGAQIEWDDAVSLELDGPLKVVTTGNGDVFSARAVILATGSAYRELGLDDEKRLSGRGVSWCATCDGFFFRDQEIVVVGGGDSAVEEATFLTRFASKVTMVHRRDALRASKIMAERAEADPKIEFAWNSEVVGIHGADKVEGVRLRDTLTGEERDVAAGGLFVAIGHDPRTELVKEQVTLDAEGYIEVQGRSTRTNLEGVFACGDAVDHTYRQAITAAGSGCAAALDAQHYLADLVGAQDSPTELVEAVEALEAR
- the trxA gene encoding thioredoxin, with translation MTVSTPVHATDDTFKSVVLESDVPVLVDFWAEWCGPCRLVAPVLDEIAADYAGRLTIAKVDTEENPQVTAAYGVVSIPLLNIYHRGELVRSIVGARPKRSLVEEIDAVLAEIG